One genomic region from Amia ocellicauda isolate fAmiCal2 chromosome 4, fAmiCal2.hap1, whole genome shotgun sequence encodes:
- the LOC136748810 gene encoding odorant receptor 131-2-like encodes MVVNDAVQLTITVTLHILSYVFYAINVSFCCFFILIAVFTTRNTPLNLAGMALERYIAICNPLRHSQICTVRRTYSLIALIWVLGAAPDITDLFITLATESMAFFHSSVLCLRQNIFKDPRLTYKRQTFDGLYFAFVFLTLIYTYLCILFTAKAMSTERTSAKRARNTILLHGVQLLMCLLSYVSPSVELVILIIFPGHNREIRYATYLIVYILPRFLSPIIYGVRDEKFRKQLSRYFRCGRCRVVPGRESHVDGIPARSRFTAQPLHT; translated from the coding sequence ATGGTGGTGAACGACGCCGTGCAGCTGACGATCACTGTGACGCTGCACATCCTCAGCTACGTCTTCTACGCCATCAATGTCTCCTTCTGCTGCTTCTTCATCCTGATTGCCGTCTTCACCACCAGGAACACCCCCCTGAACCTGGCTGGCATGGCCTTGGAGCGCTACATCGCCATCTGCAATCCACTGCGCCACTCCCAGATCTGCACCGTGCGCCGTACCTACAGCCTCATCGCTCTCATCTGGGTGTTGGGGGCAGCCCCGGACATCACTGACCTATTCATCACCTTGGCCACCGAGTCCATGGCCTTCTTCCATTCCTCTGTATTGTGCCTGCGCCAAAACATTTTCAAGGACCCCAGACTGACCTACAAGCGGCAGACATTTGATGGGCTGTACTTTGCCTTCGTCTTCCTCACGCTCATCTACACCTACCTGTGCATCCTCTTCACGGCCAAGGCCATGTCCACGGAGAGGACCTCGGCCAAGAGGGCGAGGAACACCATCCTGCTGCACGGCGTCCAGCTGCTCATGTGCCTTCTGTCCTACGTTTCCCCCTCGGTGGAGCTCGTCATCCTCATTATCTTCCCCGGGCACAACCGGGAGATCCGCTACGCCACCTACCTCATCGTCTACATCCTGCCCCGCTTCCTCAGCCCCATCATCTACGGCGTCCGAGATGAGAAGTTCAGGAAGCAGCTGAGCAGGTATTTCAGGTGTGGACGCTGCAGGGTTGTGCCGGGGAGGGAGAGCCACGTTGACGGCATCCCAGCCAGGAGCAGGTTCACAGCCCAACCGCTGCACACGTAG
- the LOC136748811 gene encoding odorant receptor 131-2-like, whose amino-acid sequence MVATFLKHRLFYEDPRYILFIYMVLNDAVQLTLLTALYVVSYAFQRIPASACCVLVLLAVLTTRNTPLILGGMAVERYTAICHPLRYRQICTLYRTLALAATILLLGAAPPLSDLLVTLAVEPPSFFRASLFCDHSLLFREPSIYYKNCAFDTLYFSFVFLTLFCTYFKIVRTARAAASTDWASARRARNTVLLHGGQLLLCMLNFVMPSMQAFLLMLFPGKILEIRYVNFLLVYIIPRFLSPMIYGFRDEKFRKYWSRLLMCRVQAVGPVHTNHQLSQ is encoded by the coding sequence ATGGTGGCCACATTCTTGAAGCACCGGTTGTTCTACGAGGACCCGCGCTACATCCTGTTCATCTACATGGTGCTGAACGATGCCGTGCAGCTCACTCTGCTCACGGCCCTGTACGTGGTGAGCTACGCCTTCCAGAGGATCCCTGCCTCCGCCTGCTGTGTGCTGGTGCTGCTGGCCGTGCTCACCACCCGCAACACGCCCCTCATCCTGGGCGGCATGGCTGTGGAGCGTTACACTGCCATTTGCCACCCGCTGCGTTACCGACAGATCTGCACCTTGTACCGCACCCTGGCACTCGCCGCCACCATCCTGCTGCTGGGCGCAGCACCACCGCTGTCTGACCTGCTGGTCACACTGGCTGTGGAGCCGCCCAGCTTCTTCCGGGCATCTCTGTTCTGTGACCATTCACTGCTGTTCAGGGAGCCCAGCATCTATTATAAAAATTGTGCCTTCGACACCCTGTACTTCTCCTTCGTCTTCCTGACCTTGTTCTGCACCTACTTCAAGATCGTGCGCACTGCCAGGGCTGCCGCATCCACGGACTGGGCATCGGCGAGGAGGGCGAGGAACACGGTGCTGCTGCACGGCGGACAGCTCCTGCTCTGTATGCTCAATTTCGTCATGCCCTCCATGCAGGCCTTCCTGCTGATGCTCTTCCCCGGCAAGATCCTGGAGATCCGCTACGTCAACTTCCTGCTGGTGTACATCATCCCCCGCTTCCTCAGCCCCATGATCTACGGCTTCAGGGATGAGAAGTTCAGGAAGTACTGGAGCCGTCTCCTCATGTGCAGAGTCCAGGCAGTTGGGCCGGTGCACACAAACCATCAACTGTCACAGTGA
- the LOC136748809 gene encoding odorant receptor 131-2-like, with amino-acid sequence MNSSCCNSSGLPVRDSFNAALAKNLIVVLLCTGINYINSSLVFTFFQSQTFRENPRYVLFIHMVLNDMIQLSIAGALHVVSYVFYTINVSLCCLLLMVAIFTTLNTPLNLAGMAVERYIAICDPLRHSQICTVRRTYTLIALIWVGGALPILPDLFVLLATEPASFFHSTILCSRDYVFRHPYLLQKKNVSHMVYLSLVWLTLTYTYFRILFAAKAASADARRARNTILLHAAQLLMCMFTYIGPLLDTLLLDIFPSHLLEIRFTSYLIVHILPRFLSPIIYGMRDQAFRKHLKHHLLCTICLSRAPRRVSVKKHSANIPST; translated from the coding sequence ATGAACTCCTCTTGCTGCAACTCTTCTGGTCTGCCGGTTCGGGACTCCTTCAACGCGGCACTGGCCAAGAACCTCATTGTGGTTCTGCTCTGCACGGGCATTAACTACATAAACAGCTCGCTGGTGTTCACCTTCTTCCAGAGCCAGACGTTCCGTGAAAACCCACGCTACGTGCTGTTCATTCATATGGTGCTGAACGACATGATCCAGCTGTCCATCGCCGGAGCGCTGCACGTGGTGAGCTACGTCTTCTACACCATCAATGTCTCGCTGTGCTGCTTGCTCCTGATGGTGGCCATCTTCACCACGCTCAACACCCCCCTGAACTTGGCAGGCATGGCCGTGGAGCGCTACATTGCCATCTGCGACCCGCTGCGCCACTCCCAGATCTGCACCGTGCGCCGCACCTACACCCTTATCGCCCTCATCTGGGTGGGGGGGGCCTTGCCCATCCTTCCTGACCTGTTCGTGCTCCTGGCCACCGAACCTGCCTCCTTCTTCCACTCCACCATCTTGTGCAGCCGCGACTATGTATTCCGCCACCCCTACCTGCTGCAGAAGAAAAACGTCTCACACATGGTGTACCTATCCCTTGTCTGGCTCACCCTCACCTACACCTACTTCAGGATCCTGTTTGCAGCCAAGGCGGCCAGCGCGGATGCCAGGAGGGCCCGCAACACCATCCTGCTCCACGCCGCCCAGCTCCTGATGTGCATGTTCACTTACATCGGGCCCCTGCTGGACACCCTGCTCCTGGACATCTTCCCCAGCCACCTGCTGGAGATACGCTTCACCAGCTACCTGATCGTGCACATCCTGCCACGCTTCCTGAGTCCCATCATCTACGGCATGAGAGACCAGGCCTTCCGGAAACATCTAAAGCACCACCTTCTGTGTACCATCTGCCTGTCCAGGGCTCCCAGAAGAGTCTCAGTCAAAAAACATTCCGCAAACATCCCGTCCACCTAG
- the LOC136748812 gene encoding odorant receptor 131-2-like: MLAFTYFKHPVFYENSRYVLFVHMVINDFLELSVAITLHIWLEMKPMMLVPVCYFFLILAVTTTLNTPLNLAVMCLERYVAICFPLRHSQICSLRRTYMAIAVIWLIGSISPISDLFIVLAVEPTSFFSTSIYCIRESFFRVSYQVTKRNFTKSIYFSVVWLVIVSTYLRIAIAARSASSSEKNSAKKARNTILLHALQLLLAMLTFVAPFTETLLRTLPPQLLLDSHFVRYYLVYIIPRALSPVIYGLRDGNFRKHLRGHMGCFQKPVEPSQRRVSVDHHTES; the protein is encoded by the exons ATGCTGGCTTTCACCTACTTTAAACATCCTGTATTCTATGAGAATTCGCGCTACGTCCTGTTTGTTCACATGGTGATTAATGATTTTTTGGAGCTGAGCGTTGCTATTACTTTACATATCTGGCTGGAGATGAAGCCCATGATGTTGGTCCCAGTCTGCTATTTCTTCCTGATCTTGGCTGTCACCACCACGCTGAACACTCCCCTGAACCTGGCTGTGATGTGCCTAGAGAGGTACGTTGCTATCTGCTTCCCTCTGCGCCACTCGCAGATCTGCAGCCTGCGCAGGACCTACATGGCGATTGCAGTCATCTGGCTCATCGGCTCCATTTCACCCATCTCTGACCTTTTCATCGTCCTGGCGGTGGAGCCCACAAGCTTCTTCAGCACCTCGATCTACTGCATCCGAGAGAGTTTCTTCCGGGTTTCCTATCAGGTAACCAAGAGGAACTTCACAAAgtctatatatttttcagttgtGTGGCTGGTCATAGTGTCCACGTATCTGCGGATTGCCATCGCCGCTCGGTCTGCCAGCTCCTCGGAGAAGAACTCTGCTAAGAAAGCACGCAACACCATCTTGCTCCACgccctgcagctgctgctcgCCATGCTGACCTTCGTGGCCCCCTTCACTGAGACCCTGCTTAGGACTCTGCCCCCACAGTTGCTCCTGGACTCACACTTTGTCCGGTACTACCTGGTGTACATCATCCCCAGAGCGCTGAGTCCAGTGATCTATGGACTGAGAGACGGGAACTTCAGGAAGCACCTGAGGGGGCACATGGGTTGTTTTCAGAAACCTGTGGAGCCCA GTCAGCGCAGAGTTTCAGTGGATCACCACACTGAATCTTGA